The DNA sequence CTTGCTTAAAAAACTCTGGGTCAAGTAGACTAACATAATATGCAAATAGTTACATGAACTCAtctctttttaaacatttcaccCAACTCTGTGCATACTGTTTACCTTTAGCTTCTTAAGCTCCTGTAGGATCATGTAGTCAGGCATGTTGTCAAAAAGCCCATCTGTGGCTGTCAGAATGATGTCTCCTAGCTGGACATCAAACGTAGTACTGTCCGCAGCATCTGGGCTGTGAAAACAATGATCACAAATAGCGACATATATTTGAATGGCTCCCAGGTCAGAGTTTAGTTAATCTGTAAAATGGGGAGAACACTACATTCAGCTTACCTGACATAGCTACTGTGATAATGTTTAAGCACTAGTGGGGCAACCCCATTTAGCTGGCTTTGCTTTCTTAAATCACTATTACACAAGCTTTCATTTCACGAGCAAAGAGTTTGCACTGCTGAAAAGCTGCTCGTTAGACACAACAGATTGGGACTCTCGTGACAGACAGTTTGAAGAGATAAAAGGAACCTTACACAGTAGGGCAGCATAGGATAGATCCCATGAACTCTCCCCTGCACTAGTGCTTTTGAGTGACTCCTGCTTTGACCTGTGGAGTAACAAAGGCCTTGCTGTGCAGTGCCGGTGGGAAGGGAGTAATCTTGCTTCAAGTCCTTTGCTAAGGTACCCTTTTTAAGACGCTAGTTCCCATTGAACAGAATGTGCTTTTCCAACACTCCCATCGTGGACCTTGGTGTTCTGCCAAATGGGAGTTTTGCTGATTTTGATTGGGCACAGCACACGGCTGGAAGCTTTTAACCGTATTGAAATACAAGCTGCAGTCACATGCTTCCCTCTCTGTTCTTCAAGCATTTGCTACCTCACTGCCAGAGTATGCAAAATTAGCAGATTCCCAATCCAAATTCCAAGAGTGAGAAGGAGGTTCCCAAATGAACAGGACAGCATGACAGCATTTGCATGCTGGGTGAACACAGAGCTATTTTGGACACAAGTGAATGCACTCAGCAGGACAAGGCTTTTTCCACATCTCCATTCGAATCCTGCTGCAAGTGCAAAGCAGCCACAAAGAACAAACTTTTAGCACCCATTCCAGGAATTCAACTTGGAAGAGCAACTTGATTCACTCTTAAGCTAAATTCACTCTTATAgccaaaaaaatatttccaacGGCAACACATAAAACAGTAGCATTCCTTGGCAAACAAGTCAGGAggagggaaattttaaaatgtgacatttgAGGCCCTGGCAAATGTGGCCACACATGAAAGTCAAACTGAAGCAGGGACCTGGATGCATAAAAGGCACCTAACACCACACCCTAACCATCTTTATGCCAAAGCTCTGTTTTGTAAAGTGGAGTTTTGTAACATGCAAATATCAGAGAGACGAGGAATACTCCATACATAACCCTTGCACAGCCTCATGCAAGGAGGAGACACCTTTCCCTCTAATGACCACTGTAATGAGTGAAGCCAGGCTAGTGAGAGGAGAAAAGCCCCTTCAGGGCAACCATAAAACCCCTGAACAGAAAAAGACCATTTCCCATAATTCTCCTTTGTTTGGAAAAAGGGAGTTACACATTCCGGGACAATAGGGTGTGAGCACAGCTTCCCCTCACAATTCACTGGGGATGCACCCAACATAATCGTTCTGGGGAATTTAGATCTGACCACTCACGCTTAAAAATCTCACCTGTCACTGAAGACGACCCCTTCAGCTTCAGGTGGTGCTATTGACAGCTGGAATGGAGTGTTGAAGTAGTGCTGTTGTTCATCAGATCGGTGTACTACCTCTCCACCTCTGACAACCAAAAAGCCTGAGTCCCCCAAGTTTGCTGTATGTAAACGATGACTTGTTCGATCCAGAACTACAATGCAAGCTGTGCTGCTCCctggaaataaaattaaatatttttttagataATGACATATAAATGcagctgcttttattttaagtGGGGTCCACTGGCTGCTGTGTTTGGTCCAGCAAGGACAAGAACTTGAGAGAGATACACTACATGGAAATGAGCTGAACAGAATTTCTATTGTTTTCCAACTACTGTGAGAAGCTATTTCTAATTAGCAGAAACAGACTTCCAGTGCTGTTCTCTTGGTAAGTCAGCACAGCTCTTCTTAAAGGTAGCACATCAGACCTCTAAAAGCAATGCCACCATTCTGAAACTTAATAAGCAGCTATTTGGATTCTTGCCCGCTCTAAGCACTTTCTTCAACCAAGATTTGTGGAGGTAGACATGTAACATGCATTCATTTCAAAAGAACCCCCAAAGAAGTGCTGAGGAGGTTGGACAGCGGTTAACAGCACTAGGCAAACATGTACTCTACTATCTCATCACTTGTCCATTAAATACCAGGAACATGTGAGCAACTGACACATTGGCTCTTATATTGGCTTTCCTAACAAGGAATGCTTAACAAAGCATTCAAGATAAGGGGGAAATTTACAGCAgttaaaaggaggaagaaaatctAAAGTTTCGGATAAGGAGTCAAGCTGATCAGAAATGCACTGCAAGTAGAAATTCAAGTGCCAAACATGGAGCACATGTGCTCTTGTGAACTGAGAAGGTCAAGATGAATGGGACAGGCACTCACAGCATGAGGCCACCTTGGCAGCATTCAGTTAAGTCAGGACTTTTCCACAAAACTAGTCACAATGTAAGTTGAAATTAGAGCTCATTTAAGCAGTTCCAGCAACGTCTGAACTGAAGGGGAAATGCTGCAGCCAATGGCTATTCCTTAGGTGTGTAATGAAAAAGGGATGACTCTTCCTGAGCTCAGCAGAGGCTAGCTAAATTTAGCTTACATACTTACAGAGACCTCTTGGCAGAGCAGCTAAGGTCAGGTGAGAAGCATGTGCGGTGCAAAAAGTAACTTGCACTTAGTGTGCTAAAGGTTGTCCGTTTCCATTAGAGTGGCTGGTTCTCAACACAGCAAAATCCTGCTCCTTCAAGGCCCCCCAACATCACTCCCTCTAATATCAAACTCACCCCCTTAAGTGCTCACAGGGCTGTGGGTGAAATGGGGCTATTGAGGAACAAAAAAGAAGTGTCAGCATGCCATAGGGATCTTCCAAGGTGTCCAGAAGTACAAATAATATTTAGGAGAAACTTCCTATGGGgcaacagcctccccccccccaaaaaaaaccctgctgaaTGAGGACTGGATGTGCTCAACGATCACAGTGTCTTGGGGGGCAAGAGTGGAGAGTGGGGCAATTGGGTTATCTGGAAGacctggctgattggctggcagGAACAGTGAACTGGCACGTACCACACTGCAATGTTCTGTTGCGAGACTCGCTTGCTCTCATGAGTTCAAAGAGAGTGGCATGAACGTAAAATGTAaacagcaattttattttttaacttatttaatttataaaaatatttataggccacgatctcaataaataaatatcaaagcagtttgcaacaaaaacaaataaaaaatacaagaaaagcaagaaaagttaaaaatagacatgaattaaccattgtggaaagatgtattctgAATTGCCTCcttaagcctggagaaatagaaaagttttcagcaggtgtttaaagtTAAACACATACTGCAAATATCCACCACTAGACTTCTCCTAAACTGACACCCAGCTGGAATATATTCCCAGTGGGGAAGTTAAATCTGAAACCAATAATGGCAACTCCATGTTGCTTTTAGACAACCAAAAATAAAAGGTAGGAGCAACAAAGCACAAGTGAGGCATCATCCTGCAAAAAGAAGGGCTCAGATACAAAGGAGAAGCAAAGGGGCTTCAAACTGAAAGTGTTTGCAGTTTATTTTCCTAAATAAACATATATCTGCCTGCATCAGCAACCAGTTCTGAAAGAGCAGGAATGACATCAAAGTGTTTTTGTTTGCTCGCTTATTTAATGTGGTACCAAACCAGGGTCACTTCCCCTTTGTGGCCAAAAGccaccatttattttttttggaagcatTTGTTGGAAGACGGCATGTGTCAAAGATCATCCGTGAGAGTCTTACAAGACGGCTTGCCTTGGCCAGGGGTACCCAATGTGATGCCCTGCACTTGTTCTTGTACTACCACTCTCATAATCCCTGAGAATTggatatgctggctggggctggtggaagctgtagtgcaataacatctggagggtcactggttccccactcctgacctaGGCCAAACAAGGAGTTCCTGTCAGGAGGTGATAACTGAAGGACTCCCCGGCTTAACTACTGGACAGCACTATAGGTATGTCTGGCTAAGAATACACCCCAGTGGACTGATGTGAGAAAGAGGAGAGACCGTTTACGCTTACCAAGCAAAGGTACTTTGTTCTGCAGCAGCTCACAGTAGCTCGTGGTGAGAATCCCCACAGGATTGCTTGGTATAAACCGTCCTTCCTTGACCAAGCGTTCACAAGTGCGCATGAGAGTCCCTGAGAACTGAGAAGGGTCAACACCATAGTCCCGCCAGCCTCCAACACCATCTGCAACCCCTAAAAAAGAATATATACATAACACGTATTATGAATAATTTCCTCAGCATTAATGAAGATGAAATTTACGTTAAACATGCAAAGCTGGTGAGGTTTAATTATTCTCCATATCTGCTAATATTTCTAAAGAAGACTTTCTAAACTAATCACTTTCCTAATTCAATATGCCATGCAGAAAGCACAGAGGTATATAATCACTTCTGATTGCTGAAAGCCCAAAATAAGGGCTTATTGTGCAACTAGCTTAAGacagatgggggagggggaagttatGCAGAAGTCAACAGGACCAAGGACAGTCACCTTTACTTCCTTTCTGGTATTATTCAGGAGTAGTTTCCTCATCTCTAAATGGGCCCACATCCTCATGTGAAGCATCACCCTAGGTTTGCATAACGGAACTGTGATACCGGCAGTTTTAACCAAAAGTGGTTGTGCCCCTTTGGATGCATTAAGAAACTCAGGGCATAGATACGATTACCTCTGAACAGAATCATTTAAGAGCTGGTGGTCACCTATATTTCTTGAAGATGAGTACCTCAATTCATCTTAACCAGTTTCAGCACCAAAATGTAAGCAAAAGGGAAACAGGTTAGACAGGCTAACTGTGAGGGGCTGCAGTGATAGAGTTTTAGTCATGAATTCAGCTGATTTTGAGCTTGAGGAGATGCTAACTGTATTTAAGATATCAAACATGTGCCAGCCACATAATCAGGAACATAccatgtttccccgaaaataagacatacgcataaaataagctgtagcaggatttctaagcatttgtgcaatataagccataccccgaaaataagacatagtgataggcctggctatgcagcgtaccgacgcgGAGCGGTTAAGAAAATGGGCAGCAactgacataataaaaataagacatccccccaaaataagaaatagtgtgtcttcttgaggaaaaataaataaaagacagtgtcttattttcgggaaaacatggTATGCAGGAGAGCAGAATAGTGCAGTTCTACACATTTACCAGGAGAAAGTGGTTGGCTGATAAGCTAGTTCAGCTTTAGGCTCCCAGAATGGTGTGGAGCCCATTTCTCTCAAACATTGCTATCCAACACCATCAGGCATCAAGGTCAAGAATGGCCCTTTGCCGAAAA is a window from the Lacerta agilis isolate rLacAgi1 chromosome 8, rLacAgi1.pri, whole genome shotgun sequence genome containing:
- the PPTC7 gene encoding protein phosphatase PTC7 homolog, which codes for MFSVLSYGRLVARAVLGGLSQTDTRDYSLVTASCGFGKDFRKGILKKGMCYGDDACFVARHRSADVLGVADGVGGWRDYGVDPSQFSGTLMRTCERLVKEGRFIPSNPVGILTTSYCELLQNKVPLLGSSTACIVVLDRTSHRLHTANLGDSGFLVVRGGEVVHRSDEQQHYFNTPFQLSIAPPEAEGVVFSDSPDAADSTTFDVQLGDIILTATDGLFDNMPDYMILQELKKLKNSNYESIQQTARSIAEQAHELAYDPNYMSPFAQFACDNGLNVRGGKPDDITVLLSIVAEYTD